The following nucleotide sequence is from Chromobacterium rhizoryzae.
CGTTGACACATCAACTGACGGACTAGGCGCATGCGCAACGAAGATCTCGTAGTGATGGGGTTTGTGCGTGGCGCCTTTGGTGTCAAGGGCTGGGTGAAAGTCCAGGCCGACACCGAATACGCTGACGGTCTGTTCGACTACCCGGTCTGGTGGCTGGGCAAGGAGAACGACTGGAAGCCGTACACATTTGAAAACGGCGCTCTCCAGCCCAAGGCGCTTGCCGCCAAGCTGGAAGGCGTGGAAGACCGCGACGCGGCCGAAGCCCTGCGCGGCATGCAGATCGCCGTGCCGCGCGAAGAGTTGCCGGCCGCCGAGGAAGGCGAATACTACTGGACCGATCTGATCGGTCTGGAAGTCGTCAATCAGCAAGGCGAAGTGCTGGGCAAAGTCAGCGAATTGATGGAAACCGGCGCGCACGATGTGTTGGTGGTGCAAGGCGCGGACGGCCAGCGCATGATTCCCTTCGTGGATCAGTATGTGCTGGAAGTTCAGCTTGCCGCAGGCAAGATCCAGGTGGACTGGGGTCTGGACTACTGATGCAGATCGACGCGGTAACGCTGTTTCCGGAGATGTTCGATTCCATCGCCCGCTTTGGCGTTAGCCAGCGGGCGCTTGATTTAGGCATTTGGGGTTTTCAGGCCTGGAATCCTCGCGATTTCACGCATGACAACTACCGCCGGGTAGACGACCGGCCTTATGGCGGCGGCCCCGGCATGGTGATGCAGATCGAGCCCCTGGCGCAGTCCATCGCGGCGGCCAGGGCGAGGCAGGCGCAAGCCGGAGCCGAGCGCAGCCATGTGATTTATCTTTCGCCGCAAGGCCGTCCGCTGACGCATGCGAAGGCGGCGGAGCTGTCGCAAAGAGCGGGCCTGATCCTGCTGTGCGGCCGCTACGAGGGCGTGGACGAGAGGTTGATCCAGCGCGAGGTCGACGAGGAGATTTCCATCGGCGACTACGTGCTGTCCGGCGGCGAGCTGCCGGCCATGGTGCTGATGGACGCGGTGGTGCGTTTGCTGCCCGGCGTTCTGAACGACGCGCAGTCGGCTTACGAAGATTCATTTGTGGACGGGCTTCTTGATTGTCCGCACTATACCCGACCCGAAGACTATCAGGGCATGCGGGTGCCGGACGTGCTGTTGTCCGGTAATCATGCGCTGATCGCTAAATGGCGGCTGAAACAGGCTCTGGGCAGGACGATGCAACGTCGCCCGGATTTGCTGCAAGGCCGTATTTTGACAAAACAGGAATCTCGGCTGCTGGCGGAGTACCAGCAGGAACAAGATCTCCAGAAAAACCAGGAGTGAATCATGGATCTGATCCAGAAACTCGAGCAAGAAGAAATCGCCCGCCTGGGCAAAACCCTGCCGGAATTCGCCCCGGGCGACACCATCGTCGTTCAGGTGAAGGTTAAGGAAGGCAACCGCGAACGTCTGCAGGCTTACGAAGGCGTGGTTATCGCCAAGAAAAACGCTGGCCTGAACAGCGCTTTCACCGTGCGCAAGATGTCCGCCGGCGAAGGCGTAGAGCGTACTTTCCAAACCTACTCCCCGCTGGTGGCTTCCGTTGAAGTGAAGCGCCGTGGTGACGTGCGTCGCGCCAAGCTGTACTACCTGCGCGGCCGTACCGGCAAATCCGCACGCATCAAGGAAAAACTGCCGGCTCGCAAGCAAGGCTAAGCCTTGTCGAGTCAGGCTTAGGCTTGATGACAGTTCAAAGCGCAAGGCGATGCCTTGCGCTTTTTTATTATCCGGAGGCGGACACATGGAATACAGCGCGGTGATCGACGCGCCGTTCGGGCAGCTGGGCATGGTATGTCTCGACGGCGCGCTGGTGAATCTGGAATTCCTGGCTGAGCGGCAAGCCCTCAGGCCGCCGGAACCGCGCAGTCTGGAGCAGGAGGTGGCGGAACAGCTGCGCGCTTATTTCGTCGATCCGCGCTTTGGCTTCAGCCTGCCTTATCGTTTGCGGGGCAGCGAGCACCAGCAGCGCGTCTGGCGCGAGATAGAACGGATTCCCTGCGGGCAGATGGCGCGCTATCAGGATATCGCCACGGCGCTGGGCTCGTCGGCGCGGGCGGTGGGCAATGCCTGCGGGCGCAATCCGGTGCCCATCATCGTGCCTTGCCACCGTGTGGTGGCCCGCAACAGCCTGGGCGGCTTCAATCGCTCCTTGGGCCGGGAAACCGTGGACATCAAGCAGTGGCTGCTGGCGCATGAGTTCGGTTGTTGAGCGGAGGGACGCGCGCAAGGCGCCGCTTTGCGTCTGTTGAGGCGCGAGTCGAGGTCATTGCACGAGGCCCGGGCTCGCCTTCAAGGAGAGCAGGGGAATGTTTTGCCCGCGAGGCGGACAAAGACTGAGGATTATTCAGTATGGATGTTTCGCGCGGGCGGCGGCCTGACGCGCATATCGGCGGACGACGACAATAATGGATGCGAGCAGCGAAGCAATGAAGGCGGCCGAGGAGGTCATCGACGCGTTTCTGGACCAGTTATGGTTGAGCGACGGCCTGTCCAAGAACACCCTAGCCGCGTATCGGCGCGATCTGGGCAAGCTGGCCGCGAGACTGGGAGACGAGGGCGTTAGCCTGACGGAGGCCGCTTCTGAGCACCTGGAGCAGGCGCTCTTGCTGGGCGTGGACCGAGAAAAGCCGGCGACCCGGGCGCGGATGGTGTCGGCGATGAAGCGCTTTTATCAATATCTGGCGCAGGCGGGTTTGCGCGGCGACGACCCTTGCGCACGCTTGCGCGCGCCCAAACAGGGGCCGCGCTTGCCCAAATCCCTGTCCGAGCGGCATGTGGAAGCCTTGCTGGAAGCGCCGGACGTGGGCACGCCGCTGGGCCTGCGCGACCGCGCGATGCTGGAGCTGCTTTACGCCAGCGGCTTGCGCGTGTCGGAGCTGGTGGGCTTGACCCTGCAACAAGTGAATTTGCTGGACGGCCTGGTCAAGACCATGGGCAAGGGCAATAAGGAGAGACTGGTGCCCTTGGGCGAGCTGGCCCAGGAGTGGCTGCAGCGTTATCTGGCCGAGGCGAGGCCGCTTTTGCTGGCGGGCGCGGTCTGCGACACGGTGTTCGTGACCCAGCGCAAGGCGGGCATGACGCGACAGATGGCCTGGCATCTGATCTCGCAGTACGCCAAGCGCCAGGGCTTGCCGGCGGTGAGCCCGCACGTGTTGCGTCATGCCTTCGCTACCCATCTGGTCAACCACGGCGCGGATTTGCGCGTGGTGCAGCTGCTGCTGGGGCATTCTGACATTTCCACCACGCAGATCTATACCCATGTGGCGCGCGAGCGCTTGAAACAGCTGCACGCCAAACATCATCCTCGCGGTTGAGATGAAAAGAAAAACGCCCGCGTCAGCGGGCGTTGCGTATTGCCGTATCAAGATCAGGCCGGTTCGGGCGCTAAGGCCTGGTGGTCGAACTGCAGCTCCACCTTGTCGTCCACCACGGTGACGGTGACTTCGCCGCCGGTGACCAGACGGCCGAACAGCAACTCGTCGGCCAGCGCCTTGCGCAGCGTGTCCTGGATCAGACGCGCCATCGGGCGGGCGCCCATCAGCGGATCGAAGCCGTTCTTCGCCAGGTAGCGCCGCAGCTCGTCGGTGAAGTGGATGTCCACCCGCTTCTCCGCCAACTGCTGCTCCAGCTGCATCAGGAACTTGTCCACCACTTGCAGGATGATCTGCTCGTCCAGCATCTTGAACGGGATGATGGCGTCCAGGCGGTTGCGGAATTCCGGACTGAACTGTTTCTTGATGTCGCCCATCTCGTCGCCGGCCGCCTTGGTCTGGGTGAAGCCCAGCGTCGGCTTGGACAGGGACTCCGCGCCCGCGTTGGTGGTCATGATGATCACCACGTTGCGGAAGTCCGCCTTGCGGCCGTTGTTGTCGGTCAGGGTGCCGTGGTCCATCACCTGCAACAGCACGTTGTAGATGTCCGGATGCGCTTTTTCGATCTCATCCAGCAAGACCACCGCGTACGGATGCTTGTTGACCGCCTCGGTCAGCTGGCCGCCCTGTTCGAAGCCGACATAGCCCGGAGGCGCGCCGATCAGCCGAGACACCGCGTGGCGCTCCATGTACTCGGACATGTCGAAGCGGATCAGCTCCACGCCCAGAATATAGGCCAGTTGCCGCGCCACTTCGGTCTTGCCGACGCCGGTGGGACCGGAGAACAGGAAGGAACCGATCGGCTTTTGCGGATTGCCCAGGCCGGAACGCGTCATCTTGATGGCGCTGGCCAGCCCTTCGATGGCTTTTTCCTGACCAAAGACCACGTTTTTCAGATCGCGCTCCAGGTTCTTCAGCACGTTCTTGTCGTCGGACGACACGGTCTTGGGCGGAATGCGCGCGATCTTGGCGACGATGTCCTCGATCTCGGTCTTGTTGATGACCTTCTTCTGCTTGGACTTGGGCAGAATCTTCTGCGCGGCGCCGGCCTCGTCGATCACGTCGATGGCCTTGTCCGGCAGATGACGGTCGTTGATGAAGCGCGCCGACAGCTCCGCCGCGGTGGACAGCGCGGACTGGGTGTACTTGACGCCGTGGTGGGCCTCGAAGCGGGATTTCAGCCCCTTGAGGATTTCCACGGTCTGCTCCACCGTCGGCTCGTTGACGTCGATCTTCTGGAAACGGCGCGACAGCGCGTTGTCCTTCTCGAAGATGCTGCGGTATTCGTTGTAGGTGGTCGCCCCGATACAGCGCAGGCTGCCGTTGGACAAGGCCGGCTTCAGCAGGTTGGACGCGTCCAGCGTGCCGCCCGAGGCCGCTCCGGCGCCGATCAACGTGTGAATCTCGTCGATGAACAGAATGGCGTTGCTGTCCTCGGTCAATTGCTTGATCACCGCCTTCAGCCGCTGTTCGAAATCGCCGCGGTATTTGGTGCCGGCCAGCAGCGCCCCCATGTCCAGCGCATAGACGGTGGACTTGCCCAGAATCTCCGGCACTTCGCCGTTGACGATGCGGCGCGCCAGGCCTTCGGCGATGGCGGTCTTGCCCACGCCGGCCTCGCCCACCAGCAAGGGGTTGTTCTTGCGGCGACGGCACAGAATCTGCACGGTGCGCTCCAGCTCGGATTCGCGGCCGATCAGCGGATCTATCCTGCCGTCGCGCGCCTGCTGGTTGAGGTTCAGCGTGTAGTTTTCCAGCGCGCCGCCCGGACCGGTGGCCTGCTCCTCGCTCTCCGCTTCGCCGCTGCTGTCGCGCGGCTCCTGCGGCTGTTGCTGCGAGCGCTGCTTGGTGATTCCGTGAGAAATGAAATTCACCACGTCCAGCCGCGAAATGCCTTGCTGGTGCAGATAGTACACCGCGTGGGAGTCCTTCTCGCCGAAGATGGCCACCAGGATGTTAGCCCCGGTCACCTCTTTTTTGCCGGAAGACTGCACGTGCAGGATCGCGCGCTGTATCACGCGCTGGAAGCCGAGAGTGGGTTGAGTTTCCACCTCCGCCTCCCCGGGCACGGTGGGGGTGTGCTCATCGATGAAATCGCCCAGCTGTTTTTTCAGCTGGTCGATGTTGGCTCCACATGCGCGCAGTACTTCGGCGGCCGACGGGTTGTCGGTCATCGCGAGTAACAGATGCTCCACGCTGATGAACTCGTGGCGCTTGCGCCTTGCGTCCATGAACGCCATGTGCAGGCTTACTTCAAGCTCCTGGGCAATCATCAGTTTTCCTCCATAACGCACTGGAGCGGATGCTGGTGCGCTTTCGCATATTGCAACACCTGCTCGACCTTTGTTGCAGCCACGTCTTTGGTATAAACGCCACACACGCCGTGACCTTGCGTGTGGACTTGCAGCATGATGTGAGTGGCCTTTTCGCGGTTCATGTAGAAGAACTGCTGGAGGACCTGGATCACAAAATCCATCGGGGTAAAATCATCGTTCAATAACAAGACCTTATACATCGGGGGTGGGTTTTCCCTAACCCGGGACGCCTCTTGTATGGCATCGTCCTTGAACTGCGTAGACATGTCGGCTTTCGTGGAATCTGCGTCTTACTTCAATTTGGGTTCCCCGAGAGTTTTTTTCAAGGGGACTGGCACTTTTCCTCTACGACTTGACGATGAGCGGCGGGTTGCGTAGAAATGCAGCTGGTGCTTGGCTTAACTGTTTGGCATTTTTTTGCGCTAGGCAAGCCAGACAACTCTTATTAAGCTCTAAGTTGGTCGGCTTCACCAGCCTTTTTTTGCAAGGAAGTAAGAATGGCATTAGGTACCGTTAAGTGGTTCAATGACGCTAAAGGCTTTGGCTTCATTACTCCGGATGAAGGCGGCGAGGATTTGTTCGCTCACTTCTCGGCCATCAACATGCAAGGCTTCAAAACCCTGAAAGAAGGGCAACGTGTAAGCTTTGAAGTGGTGTCCGGTCCGAAGGGCAAGCAAGCGTCCAATATTCAGAACGCGTAACACCGGTTTTACTGTCTGTTTGTCGCAAGGCAAACAGCCCAGCTGATTGATGAAAAGCCCGCCATCCGGCGGGCTTTTGTTGTTGTCAGGCCGCTTGTTTGAGCGTCCGCGGCGCGGCGGGACCAAACTGGCGCGCCAGCGCGATGAAGGTGAGCGCGCCCGCGGCGGCCAGCAGCAGCCAGGGCAGGCCGGCTTGATGCCGGCTTTGGGCAAAGTCGTAGAGCCAGCCGCCGGCGAGAAAGCCGCCGCCGCCGCCCAGGGCCAGGCCCAGCCGGCTGGCGCCCATATAGCTGGCTCTGGCTTCCGGACGGGCCAGGCTGGCCACCAGGGTTTCCCGCGCCGGTTCGGTGATGAGGGTGCCGAGAAAGAAGGCGGCCAGGATGAGGAAGGCGGTCAGCGGCTGCCGCGCCACGGCCATGCAGGCCAGGCTGAGGCTCATCAACGCGATGCCGGCCAGTACCCGGGTTTCCAGGCGGAAATGGCGTTCGCCCAGCCGCGCCAAAGGATAGAGCAGGCTCAGCGACAAGGCGGTTTCCAGGCCGTACATCCAGCCCACGGCCTGGGCGGTGCCGGTCAATTGCTTGATGGCGATGGGCAGCAACAGCATGATCTGCACGCTGAGCAGGTAATAACCGCTGAGCGTGAGCACCAGTTTCAGGAAACGATGATCGTTCAGCACGATGCGGATGGAGGCCAGCGCGGGCGCCCGCCGGGCGGCGACGCGGTAGTTCGGCAGCAGGCAGGCGTTTGCCGCCGCCGCCGCCAAAAACGCGACGGCGCCGCCCAGACATACCCAGTGGAAGTCGAATTGCAGCAGCCAGGAGCCGAACAAGGCGCCGCCCACCGCGCCGGCGCTGTCCTGCATCATCAGCAGCGAATAGAAGCGGTTGCGTTCGCGCGGCCGCGTCAATTTGGCCACCAGCGCGGAGCGCGGCGGATCGAACAGCGTGCCGCCCAGGCCGGAGAGCAGGCAGGACAGCCAGAGCTGCCACGGCGCGTTCGCCAGCGCCATGGCGGCAAAGCCGGCGGCTCGCAGCAGCATGCCGGCCACGATCAGCGGTTTGGCGCCGAAACGGTCGGCCAGGGAGCCGCCGAACAAGCCCAGTCCTTGCTGGGTGAACTGGCGCAAACCCAGCCCAAAGCCCACCGCGGCCGCGGTCCAGCCCAGTTGATCGACGAAATGCAGGCTGATCAGCGGAAAGACCATGAAGAAACCAAATACCACGATCAGGTTGTCCAGCAGGATGAAGCCTTTGCCCAAGGTCCGGGCCCGCTTTAGCAGCGCCATGAAATCTCCTTATTTTCATGTCATTCTATGAAGGCTCCTGATATTCTGAAACTGACTAATCCGTAATAGTTAATATTGGATTTTCTTATGTCTATCGCGCTCTCCGATTTGCGCCTATTGCTGGATATCGCCGAGCTGGGCAGTTTCAGCCAAGCCGCTGCCAAGCGCGGCTGGTCGCAGCCCCAGGTCAGTCAGCGAGTGCAATTGCTGGAGCAGGAGCTGGGGACTTGCCTGTTTCATCGCCACCGTCGTGGCGCGGAACCCACAGCGGCCTGCCTGGCCTTTTTGCCATCGGCGCAGCAGGCGGTGTCGGCCTTGGAGCAGGGGAGGGAGATCCTGCAGGGCACGCCGGCCTTGCCCTGCCTGCGGCTGTCTTGTCTGCCGTCGCTGACTTCGGCGGTTTTCGGCCCTTTATTGCTGGACCTGGCCGAGGCGCCGCTGGAAATCCGCTGCGACACCGATCACTCGCCGCTGATCATGCAGAACCTGTTGTCCGGCCTGGTGCAGGTCGGCTTTGTGTTGCGGTGTCCGGCGATGGCGGGCATTCAGATGGAAACGCTGTGGCGCTCTCCCATCGTGGCGGTGGCGACGGCCGGGCATCCGTTGGCGGAGCGGGAGCAGCCGCTGAGTCTGGAGGAGGTGGCGTCCTACCGGATCGCGCCCCAGTACTGGGGCGTGGAGTGCGATGAGTTGATACGCCGGCTGCGGCTGGCGCGCACCGTGGCCCAGCCCATCCATGCGATCCAGCCGGCGTCGGCGGCCAGGGAGTTGGCCTTGCGTCACGGTTTTCTGTGTTTCATGCCGGAGCTGTCGATTCAGTCCGATCTGGCCGACGGGGTTTTGCGACGGCTGAGCATTGCCGACCTGCCGGCCTGGCAGTGGGAGGTCACCATGGCCTGGCGCGCCGGCAAGCGCAGGGATGCGGGGAAGGAGCTGGTGCTGGACGCCGCCCGGGCTTTAGCCGGGCGGTGGGCCTCAATGGCGTCCGGCTAGCGATTCGGCGGCGCTTTGCGCCAGTTGGCTGTATTGCTGGCCGAACTCGGCCACCATCTGGCGCAATCTGGCGGTGTCGCGGGCGATGATGGTCTTGAGCAGGTTTTCCAGGAAGAGCTGGGTCTGGTCCATCTGGCTCTTGCCGGCGCGCAGAATGGCGAACAGGCAGCGCTGAGTCAGCGGCAGCAAGTCCTTCAGCGTGTGTTCCAGGTAGCGGTTGCCGGCGTAGCGGTACAGGGTGTCGAGAAAATCGACGCCGTGGTCGTAAAAGCCGTGCAAATCGTCTTTGCGGTTGCATTCGGCCAACTGGGTGGTGACTTCGAAGAAGTGGGCCAGGTCGTCGTTTTGCCAGGAGGTGGCGAGGTTACAGACCGCTTGATCCAGCAGCAGGAACCACAGTTCGAAGAAATGGCGCACATCCTGACCGGTGATGCTGGACACCACCGCGCCGCGCCGCGGGAAAATCTCCACCAGATGGCGGCGTTGCAAAATCAATAAAGCTTCGCGTACGGACCCGCGGCTGACTTCCAGTTCCGACGCAATGCGCAATTCCTGGATGCGCTCTCCGGCTTGCATCGTGCCTTGTATGATTTGTTTGCCCAGGTATTGGGCAATTTGTTCGGTCAGTGAGTCGTTCGCTTTGAACGTCATCTTGCTCTCCGGAATAGAATATTATTATTTTCCTATGTTTGATATGCGCCGGCAATCAAACTGCAACGTTTGTCTGGCAGTAGTTTGTCCGACAGATTGTTGTTATCAAAACATTATCAGCGGTTTTGGCGTTGACTGTTGTCAACTTGCCGCACTAGACAAGCGTTGCGAAGGTTTTACTTGCGCATTCATCATATCAATCATACGATTAAAACGCTTGTTTGAAATGGCTGACACGAGAGGGGCTATCAAAATAGGCGAGAGGCGACGGAGAGGCATTTCCGCCGTCTTGCGGACCCGGCTGGCGGCCGGCCCAAGCGGGAACAGCAGCCTCGCAGGCGACGAGCGGCGCAAGCCGAACGCCGCCGCAAGCGGGCCGTCCCGCAAGGGCGTCGAAGCCGGCGTGGCGTTTGCGAACTTTAGCGGGTTGTGTCCGGTGTGGAACCGGGAGTGTGATTCAGGCCTTCGCCCATGGCGAAGGCCTTTTTTCTTGCCGCTTATTCGGGACGACGGCAGGCCATCAGATAATTGACGGCGGTGTCGTCGCCCAGCGCGTAGATGCGCGTCAGCGGGTTGTAACTCATGCCGCGGACGACATCCAGCTCCAGACCGGCGTTGCGGGCCATGCGCGACAATTCCGAAGGCTTGAGGAAGCGCGCGTATTCATGGGTGCCGCGCGGCAGCATGTTCAGCACGTATTCGGCGCCGATCACCGCCAGCAGATAGGATTTGGCGTTGCGGTTGAGCGTGGAGAAAAACACCCAGCCGCCGGGTTTGACCAGGCTGGCGCAGCTGCGCACCACGCTTTGCGGGTCCGGCACGTGTTCCAGCATTTCCATGCAGGTGACCACGTCGAAGCTGGCCGGCGCTTCCTCCGCCAGTTCTTCCACCGCCACGCAGCGGTAATCCACCGCCACGCCTGACTCCAGGCTGTGCAGCTGAGCCACTTTCAGCGATTTCTTTGCCAGGTCGATGCCGGTGACGCCGGCGCCGCGCGCGGCCATGCTTTCCGCCAGGATGCCGCCGCCGCAGCCCACGTCCAGCACTTGCTTGCCGGCGATGGCCGCGCGCGCGTCGATGAAGTCCAGGCGCAGCGGATTGATTTCATGCAGCGGCTTGAATTCGCCGCTCATGTCCCACCACTTGTGCGCCAGCTGGCTGAATTTGTCGATTTCGGTTTCGTCTACATTAATCATGATTATTTCGCCAGAATGCGATGACGCCAATCTTCCGCGCGCGCCTTGAGCGCGGCTTCGTCCAGAGTTTTGAGTTGGCGTTGTTCCAATAGGGCCTGACCTTTGACCCAGACATGGCTGACTTGTTCGCGGCCGGCCGCGTAGACCACGTGGGAGATCGGATCGAAGGCCGGCGCGGTTTCGATGGCGGACAGGTCGATGGCGATCAGGTCGGCTTGCTTGCCGGTCTTGATCGAGCCGACTTTGTCGGCGATGCCCAGCGCGCGTGCGCCGTTGAGCGTAGCCATGCGGATGGCGGCGGCGGCGGGCACCGAGGTGGGGTCCAGCGTGCCCACTTTGGCCAGCAGCGCCGCCAGCCGGGTTTCCGCCAGCATGTCCAGTTTGTTGTTGGAGGCGGCGCCGTCGGTGCCTATGCCCACCGCGATGCCGGCCTGCAACATCTTGGGAATGGGGGCGATGCCGGAAGCCAGCTTCATATTGGACGAGGGATTGTGCGCCACCGACACGCCGTGCTTGGCCGCCAGTTCGATTTCCTCGTCGTTCAGATGCACCATGTGGGCGGCGATCAAGCGCGGCGACAGCAGGCCCAGCTGTTGCAGGCGGGCCAGCGGGCGCTGGTGCCGCTCCTTGACGCTGTTGCTGACCTCGTCCGCGGTTTCGTGGATATGGCAGTGGATCAGCATGTCTTCCTGTTCCGCCAGCGTCACAACCTTGGCGAAGGTGTCGTCTGACACCGTGTAGGGCGCGTGCGGCGCCAGGGTGAAGGTGATCAGTTCTTCGCCCAGGAACTGGCGGCGCTCGGCCAGGGACTTGCTGATGTAGTCGTCGGCGTTGCTGGCGTAATTGGTGGGGAACTCCAGGATGGAACAGCCGACAAAAGTGCGCATGCCGGAGGCCAGGCCGGCGCGGGCCATCGCGCCGTGATAGAAATACATGTCGTTGATGGTGGTGGTGCCGCCGCGGATCATCTCCCCCATCGCCAGCAGCGCGCCGTCGAACACGAAATCGTCGCGCAC
It contains:
- the xerD gene encoding site-specific tyrosine recombinase XerD, with amino-acid sequence MDASSEAMKAAEEVIDAFLDQLWLSDGLSKNTLAAYRRDLGKLAARLGDEGVSLTEAASEHLEQALLLGVDREKPATRARMVSAMKRFYQYLAQAGLRGDDPCARLRAPKQGPRLPKSLSERHVEALLEAPDVGTPLGLRDRAMLELLYASGLRVSELVGLTLQQVNLLDGLVKTMGKGNKERLVPLGELAQEWLQRYLAEARPLLLAGAVCDTVFVTQRKAGMTRQMAWHLISQYAKRQGLPAVSPHVLRHAFATHLVNHGADLRVVQLLLGHSDISTTQIYTHVARERLKQLHAKHHPRG
- a CDS encoding GntR family transcriptional regulator, producing the protein MTFKANDSLTEQIAQYLGKQIIQGTMQAGERIQELRIASELEVSRGSVREALLILQRRHLVEIFPRRGAVVSSITGQDVRHFFELWFLLLDQAVCNLATSWQNDDLAHFFEVTTQLAECNRKDDLHGFYDHGVDFLDTLYRYAGNRYLEHTLKDLLPLTQRCLFAILRAGKSQMDQTQLFLENLLKTIIARDTARLRQMVAEFGQQYSQLAQSAAESLAGRH
- the mdtH gene encoding multidrug efflux MFS transporter MdtH codes for the protein MALLKRARTLGKGFILLDNLIVVFGFFMVFPLISLHFVDQLGWTAAAVGFGLGLRQFTQQGLGLFGGSLADRFGAKPLIVAGMLLRAAGFAAMALANAPWQLWLSCLLSGLGGTLFDPPRSALVAKLTRPRERNRFYSLLMMQDSAGAVGGALFGSWLLQFDFHWVCLGGAVAFLAAAAANACLLPNYRVAARRAPALASIRIVLNDHRFLKLVLTLSGYYLLSVQIMLLLPIAIKQLTGTAQAVGWMYGLETALSLSLLYPLARLGERHFRLETRVLAGIALMSLSLACMAVARQPLTAFLILAAFFLGTLITEPARETLVASLARPEARASYMGASRLGLALGGGGGFLAGGWLYDFAQSRHQAGLPWLLLAAAGALTFIALARQFGPAAPRTLKQAA
- the rimM gene encoding ribosome maturation factor RimM (Essential for efficient processing of 16S rRNA); the protein is MRNEDLVVMGFVRGAFGVKGWVKVQADTEYADGLFDYPVWWLGKENDWKPYTFENGALQPKALAAKLEGVEDRDAAEALRGMQIAVPREELPAAEEGEYYWTDLIGLEVVNQQGEVLGKVSELMETGAHDVLVVQGADGQRMIPFVDQYVLEVQLAAGKIQVDWGLDY
- the clpS gene encoding ATP-dependent Clp protease adapter ClpS; this encodes MSTQFKDDAIQEASRVRENPPPMYKVLLLNDDFTPMDFVIQVLQQFFYMNREKATHIMLQVHTQGHGVCGVYTKDVAATKVEQVLQYAKAHQHPLQCVMEEN
- the rplS gene encoding 50S ribosomal protein L19 → MDLIQKLEQEEIARLGKTLPEFAPGDTIVVQVKVKEGNRERLQAYEGVVIAKKNAGLNSAFTVRKMSAGEGVERTFQTYSPLVASVEVKRRGDVRRAKLYYLRGRTGKSARIKEKLPARKQG
- the trmD gene encoding tRNA (guanosine(37)-N1)-methyltransferase TrmD; the protein is MQIDAVTLFPEMFDSIARFGVSQRALDLGIWGFQAWNPRDFTHDNYRRVDDRPYGGGPGMVMQIEPLAQSIAAARARQAQAGAERSHVIYLSPQGRPLTHAKAAELSQRAGLILLCGRYEGVDERLIQREVDEEISIGDYVLSGGELPAMVLMDAVVRLLPGVLNDAQSAYEDSFVDGLLDCPHYTRPEDYQGMRVPDVLLSGNHALIAKWRLKQALGRTMQRRPDLLQGRILTKQESRLLAEYQQEQDLQKNQE
- a CDS encoding methylated-DNA--[protein]-cysteine S-methyltransferase yields the protein MEYSAVIDAPFGQLGMVCLDGALVNLEFLAERQALRPPEPRSLEQEVAEQLRAYFVDPRFGFSLPYRLRGSEHQQRVWREIERIPCGQMARYQDIATALGSSARAVGNACGRNPVPIIVPCHRVVARNSLGGFNRSLGRETVDIKQWLLAHEFGC
- a CDS encoding cold-shock protein — protein: MALGTVKWFNDAKGFGFITPDEGGEDLFAHFSAINMQGFKTLKEGQRVSFEVVSGPKGKQASNIQNA
- the ubiG gene encoding bifunctional 2-polyprenyl-6-hydroxyphenol methylase/3-demethylubiquinol 3-O-methyltransferase UbiG; its protein translation is MINVDETEIDKFSQLAHKWWDMSGEFKPLHEINPLRLDFIDARAAIAGKQVLDVGCGGGILAESMAARGAGVTGIDLAKKSLKVAQLHSLESGVAVDYRCVAVEELAEEAPASFDVVTCMEMLEHVPDPQSVVRSCASLVKPGGWVFFSTLNRNAKSYLLAVIGAEYVLNMLPRGTHEYARFLKPSELSRMARNAGLELDVVRGMSYNPLTRIYALGDDTAVNYLMACRRPE
- a CDS encoding LysR family transcriptional regulator, yielding MSIALSDLRLLLDIAELGSFSQAAAKRGWSQPQVSQRVQLLEQELGTCLFHRHRRGAEPTAACLAFLPSAQQAVSALEQGREILQGTPALPCLRLSCLPSLTSAVFGPLLLDLAEAPLEIRCDTDHSPLIMQNLLSGLVQVGFVLRCPAMAGIQMETLWRSPIVAVATAGHPLAEREQPLSLEEVASYRIAPQYWGVECDELIRRLRLARTVAQPIHAIQPASAARELALRHGFLCFMPELSIQSDLADGVLRRLSIADLPAWQWEVTMAWRAGKRRDAGKELVLDAARALAGRWASMASG
- the clpA gene encoding ATP-dependent Clp protease ATP-binding subunit ClpA; translation: MIAQELEVSLHMAFMDARRKRHEFISVEHLLLAMTDNPSAAEVLRACGANIDQLKKQLGDFIDEHTPTVPGEAEVETQPTLGFQRVIQRAILHVQSSGKKEVTGANILVAIFGEKDSHAVYYLHQQGISRLDVVNFISHGITKQRSQQQPQEPRDSSGEAESEEQATGPGGALENYTLNLNQQARDGRIDPLIGRESELERTVQILCRRRKNNPLLVGEAGVGKTAIAEGLARRIVNGEVPEILGKSTVYALDMGALLAGTKYRGDFEQRLKAVIKQLTEDSNAILFIDEIHTLIGAGAASGGTLDASNLLKPALSNGSLRCIGATTYNEYRSIFEKDNALSRRFQKIDVNEPTVEQTVEILKGLKSRFEAHHGVKYTQSALSTAAELSARFINDRHLPDKAIDVIDEAGAAQKILPKSKQKKVINKTEIEDIVAKIARIPPKTVSSDDKNVLKNLERDLKNVVFGQEKAIEGLASAIKMTRSGLGNPQKPIGSFLFSGPTGVGKTEVARQLAYILGVELIRFDMSEYMERHAVSRLIGAPPGYVGFEQGGQLTEAVNKHPYAVVLLDEIEKAHPDIYNVLLQVMDHGTLTDNNGRKADFRNVVIIMTTNAGAESLSKPTLGFTQTKAAGDEMGDIKKQFSPEFRNRLDAIIPFKMLDEQIILQVVDKFLMQLEQQLAEKRVDIHFTDELRRYLAKNGFDPLMGARPMARLIQDTLRKALADELLFGRLVTGGEVTVTVVDDKVELQFDHQALAPEPA